A stretch of the Helicoverpa armigera isolate CAAS_96S chromosome 5, ASM3070526v1, whole genome shotgun sequence genome encodes the following:
- the LOC110382191 gene encoding zinc finger protein 497: MEDSYIIANFHTLCRLCLNKSTFSTSIFAAAPDDETNVSLTSKLAECFELQIDPNDGMPNRICYKCLFKVDKCSKFKLQCIQNETRLRQITTRVNELDNSNSSELSSYNYGSHSQDGQKPKPEDYIVEDSVVMVVDPSLDYDSSEESENMDPVEPEVVERNNTPDGEPMAESFFKNVFMCQFCDQAFVSQEKCKEHEHNCHDPNLPYRCVECSLVFAERSQYVQHTKQVHGNDKPYHCPECDKCFGRRSDLRKHSIVHTGIRPYQCQYCLKSFSRNTNLSKHLRIHAGHKPHVCPLCPRSFVAKGDLQRHVLVHSGMKPFACRKCPLTFGRRDKLIKHEMRHGPMSPNKTNDFDNEHDSHDMVVNVNPFSNLMTSPTQLHPDSSNTEYDLPRVPDHISGESSFMKVQKNTSASNKPAQHSPSKQKAAANKNRPKNIKCHQCPKRFSSLDSYKTHVSIAHIGSRVFQCKICFKKFPRKRELDRHAALHSGMKPFSCNQCDKKFTKKDKLDKHEQTHECLVVNMPCIECGATFEKKADLVAHIKSHFTENFDDKMTEAEIKKEEDPEFNLDDNFYDLET, translated from the exons ATGGAAGATTCCTACATTATCGCTAATTTCCACACGCTATGTCGACTGTGTCTGAACAAAAGTACATTCTCGACATCGATATTCGCAGCTGCGCCTGACGACGAAACTAATGTTTCTTTAACCTCCAAACTAGCTGAATGTTTCGAGTTGCAA ATTGATCCTAATGATGGGATGCCCAACAGAATCTGCTATAAATGCTTGTTTAAAGTCGATAAGTGCTCAAAATTCAAACTCCAGTGCATTCAGAATGAAACCAGGTTGAGACAGATAACAACAAGAGTAAATGAGCTAGACAATTCCAACTCCTCAGAACTCAGCAGTTACAACTATGGATCTCATTCTCAAGATGGACAAAAACCAAAACCTGAGGATTATATTGTTGAAGACAGTGTTGTGATGGTTGTTGATCCCAGCCTTGACTATGATTCCTCTGAGGAATCTGAAAATATGGACCCTGTGGAACCAGAAGTAGTTGAAAGAAATAATACTCCAGATGGAGAGCCAATGGCTGAATCTTTTTTCAAGAATGTGTTTATGTGCCAGTTCTGTGATCAAGCTTTTGTTTCTCAAGAAAAATGTAAAGAGCATGAACATAATTGCCATGATCCTAATTTACCATATAGATGTGTTGAGTGTAGTCTAGTCTTTGCTGAGCGCAGTCAATATGTACAGCATACTAAGCAAGTACATGGTAATGATAAACCCTACCACTGTCCAGAATGTGATAAATGTTTTGGGAGGCGCTCGGACTTGCGAAAGCACTCCATTGTTCACACTGGGATTAGGCCATACCAATGtcaatattgtttgaaaagCTTCTCCCGTAACACTAATCTTAGTAAGCATCTTCGTATTCATGCAGGACATAAGCCTCATGTGTGCCCACTCTGTCCAAGGAGTTTCGTGGCAAAAGGAGACTTACAGCGCCATGTGCTTGTTCATTCAGGAATGAAGCCTTTTGCCTGTAGGAAATGCCCTCTAACATTTGGTAGAAGAGATAAACTTATCAAGCATGAAATGCGACATGGCCccatgagcccaaacaaaacaaatgattttgaCAATGAACATGACTCACATGACATGGTTGTGAATGTGAATCCCTTTAGCAACCTCATGACCTCTCCTACTCAACTCCATCCAGATTCATCAAATACTGAATATGATTTACCTCGAGTCCCAGATCATATATCAGGTGAGAGCAGTTTCATGAAGGTACAGAAAAATACATCTGCCTCAAATAAGCCTGCCCAACATTCCCCTTCAAAGCAAAAAGCTGCTGCAAATAAAAACAgacctaaaaatataaagtgtCATCAGTGTCCTAAAAGGTTTAGTTCTTTAGATTCTTATAAAACTCATGTGTCTATTGCACATATAGGATCCAGGGTCTTCCAATGCAAAATTTGTTTCAAGAAGTTCCCTCGAAAAAGAGAGTTAGATCGCCATGCAGCTCTCCATTCAGGCATGAAACCTTTTTCATGCAACCAATGTGATAAAAAGTTCACGAAGAAAGATAAACTTGATAAACATGAGCAAACCCATGAATGTCTGGTTGTGAATATGCCTTGCATAGAATGTGGTGCCACATTTGAAAAGAAAGCTGATTTAGTTGCTCATATTAAATCACATTttactgaaaattttgatgataaGATGACTGAAgctgaaattaaaaaagaagaagatcCAGAATTCAATTTAGATGATAACTTCTATGACCTTGAAACTTGA
- the LOC110382195 gene encoding protein obstructor-E, with product MFTYVCFALVFVAACNAQAATDAPVGATRSSICKQRNAYYKVDTSCDSYVECTEFVANEMLCPDGLHFNPEAKWPSYPCGYPMDVPCQGRGSAQPAQPTADCPHQYGYFPSPVATADNCGQYRMCVAGKAIEMVCPTGLAFNPDTGRCDWPDLVASCKTEDFLGFSCPAAPTDADGNPLDLVFNYKYQGNCFYFFSCEKGRARLLSCDNGLAFDPASGRCVDAEFVNCDVQPTARAS from the exons ATGTTCACCTACGTGTGTTTCGCTTTGGTGTTCGTTGCTGCCT GCAACGCTCAGGCCGCCACTGATGCGCCTGTAGGTGCCACCCGGAGCTCCATCTGCAAGCAGCGGAACGCTTACTACAAAGTGGACACTAGCTGTGACTCCTATGTAGAGTGCACT GAATTCGTTGCCAACGAAATGCTGTGCCCAGACGGTCTGCACTTCAACCCCGAAGCTAAGTGGCCCAGCTACCCCTGCGGATACCCCATGGACGTGCCCTGCCAAGGACGTGGCTCTGCCC AGCCAGCCCAGCCCACCGCTGACTGCCCCCACCAGTACGGCTATTTCCCATCCCCCGTCGCCACCGCTGACAACTGTGGCCAGTACCGCATGTGTGTGGCCGGCAAGGCCATCGAGATGGTCTGCCCCACTGGCCTGGCCTTCAACCCTGACACCGGCCGTTGCGACTGGCCCGACCTAGTCGCCTCATGCAAAACTGAAg ACTTCCTCGGATTCTCTTGCCCTGCTGCCCCTACTGACGCTGACGGCAACCCTCTCGACCTTGTCTTCAACTACAA ATACCAAGGCAACTGCTTCTACTTCTTCTCGTGCGAGAAGGGCCGCGCTCGTCTATTGTCCTGTGACAATGGTCTCGCCTTCGACCCCGCCTCGGGCCGTTGCGTAGACGCTGAGTTTGTCAACTGCGACGTTCAACCTACAGCTCGGGCTAGTTAA
- the LOC110382190 gene encoding uncharacterized protein LOC110382190, translating into MLGTKIILILPLVVAVTFGQVNRGYQYYGTSNVRDQRPQPIYGSRPLLLPMRPVLQHVAPAPAVPAAPAPVVTAAPAPVAPIAPAPVAPVAPTVSEPAVPAPAASVPPYYAPVYRPRPPLYTPGYRPLLPPRPIRPVPPPTQTAPVAVPEPASVVESEPVIQPQPAPAPQPEPEPQPQPVPQPEPVSQPELVQVPEPAPQPEPVQVPEPAPQPEPVQVLEPAPQPEPVLMPERDPQPEPIQLPEPAPQPEPIQLPEPAPQTEPVLLPEPAPQAEQPESVQQPQYVLQPRPVVQPQPVVQPQPIPQPEPVQQPEPVLQPEPVPEPAPQPEPLPQPEPAPQPEPAPVVQYEPVISAQPEPVPQPIPVVQPEPVLVPEREPQVIPVPAPVQAMPLPIPQPPPRPQPKPVISRQPTIAAPVAPAPSAPLVALPPLLPKPKPIREPAFGRHPQPSISPDYYTTPSYPRSSSAHPRYSSAPYPPATHPAVVVTENPYPAVTRPTGNLKIDFQCKDGNGFYSVQNECDTYIECKGDRAIKYSCPDGLHFNPAAKHYEYPCAYPSEVQCVAGAAEQSPKPTEKCPNQYGYYAMNDGDCSKFIMCQEGLATIKDCPMGLVFNEQSSSCDWPANVPQCNPNAFKDFTCPAPPQDEYGQISDIIYHYRYGGNCKLYVACQLGHPRLLSCDRGLSFDEASQSCINEDLVTDCSVPY; encoded by the exons ATGTTAGGGAccaaaataattctaatactGCCTCTGGTAGTCGCTG TGACTTTCGGCCAGGTGAACAGAGGCTACCAGTACTATGGAACATCGAACGTTCGAGACCAGAGGCCCCAACCGATTTATGGAAGTCGGCCATTACTGTTACCGATGAGACCCGTCCTGCAACACGTGGCTCCTGCCCCTGCAGTACCTGCTGCCCCGGCACCTGTGGTCACTGCAGCCCCTGCCCCCGTGGCGCCCATAGCCCCTGCGCCTGTTGCACCTGTAGCCCCCACAGTATCAGAACCTGCAGTTCCTGCGCCTGCCGCCTCCGTACCTCCGTACTATGCTCCAGTTTACCGTCCACGACCTCCTCTATACACGCCTGGATACCGGCCCCTTCTCCCTCCGCGTCCAATCAGGCCTGTACCGCCACCTACACAAACAGCTCCTGTTGCTGTTCCCGAACCCGCTTCAGTGGTGGAGTCTGAACCCGTGATTCAGCCACAGCCCGCACCCGCCCCACAACCTGAGCCTGAGCCGCAGCCCCAGCCAGTCCCACAACCCGAGCCAGTCTCACAACCTGAACTCGTTCAAGTGCCTGAACCCGCCCCACAACCTGAACCCGTTCAAGTGCCTGAACCCGCCCCACAACCTGAACCCGTTCAAGTGCTTGAACCCGCTCCACAACCTGAACCCGTTCTAATGCCCGAACGCGACCCACAACCTGAACCAATTCAACTGCCTGAACCCGCCCCACAACCAGAACCTATTCAACTGCCTGAACCCGCCCCACAAACTGAACCCGTTCTACTGCCCGAACCCGCCCCTCAAGCTGAACAGCCAGAGTCAGTACAGCAACCTCAATATGTCCTACAACCTAGACCCGTCGTACAACCTCAACCCGTTGTACAACCTCAACCTATCCCGCAACCTGAACCTGTTCAACAACCTGAACCCGTCTTGCAGCCAGAACCCGTCCCTGAACCTGCCCCTCAACCTGAACCTCTCCCACAACCCGAACCTGCTCCGCAACCTGAACCCGCACCCGTTGTACAATATGAGCCTGTAATTTCTGCACAGCCCGAGCCCGTTCCGCAACCTATACCGGTTGTACAACCAGAGCCCGTCCTAGTTCCTGAGAGGGAACCGCAAGTTATTCCCGTTCCGGCTCCTGTTCAGGCGATGCCACTGCCCATTCCACAACCACCCCCAAGACCGCAACCTAAGCCAGTTATATCCCGCCAACCAACCATCGCAGCTCCAGTTGCTCCAGCGCCTTCTGCTCCGCTGGTAGCTTTACCGCCACTTCTTCCAAAACCAAAACCGATTCGGGAGCCAGCTTTTGGTCGGCACCCCCAGCCCTCAATTTCACCTGATTATTATACAACTCCCTCATATCCTAGATCTTCATCAGCACATCCTAGATATTCATCAGCACCCTACCCACCAGCCACACACCCAGCAGTCGTTGTCACTGAAAATCCTTACCCTGCTGTAACGAGACCAACTGGAAACTTGAAAATTGATTTCCAATGTAAAGATGGGAATGGATTCTACTCCGTTCAAAATGAATGCGACACCTATATTGAATGCaag GGAGACAGAGCAATTAAATACTCCTGCCCTGACGGTCTTCACTTCAACCCTGCTGCCAAACACTACGAATACCCTTGCGCTTATCCCTCGGAAGTGCAATGCGTAGCAGGTGCTGCAGAAC AGAGTCCAAAGCCGACTGAAAAATGTCCAAACCAATATGGCTACTACGCAATGAACGACGGCGACTGCAGCAAATTTATCATGTGCCAAGAAGGCTTAGCAACTATTAAGGACTGCCCTATGGGTCTGGTTTTCAACGAACAAAGTAGCAGCTGTGACTGGCCTGCTAATGTGCCACAGTGCAACCCTAATG CGTTCAAGGACTTCACTTGCCCAGCCCCACCCCAAGACGAGTATGGACAAATTTCTGACATCATTTATCACTACAG GTATGGTGGAAACTGTAAATTGTACGTAGCCTGCCAGTTGGGACACCCTCGACTCTTGAGCTGCGACCGAGGACTTTCCTTTGATGAGGCGTCGCAGTCCTGTATTAATGAGGATTTAGTCACAGATTGTTCAGTTCCCTACTGA